One segment of Enterobacter ludwigii DNA contains the following:
- a CDS encoding lytic polysaccharide monooxygenase, translating to MKLLKMNSITSALAVALVGLYSTGALAHGYVFEPKSRSVIHFPPMNDKGEHSNVWPADAVEAPKLPAGNDMSPTPIANEQLFQFPPDGKLASGGSTATPAFSKLDDEKQNTYNNPMSAGPHQFKWHLPAKHRTTYFTYYITKPDWQSYPGADSRLTRAMFEDKPFCHEVYTYAPGNPSADISIPTGFETHTCNVPAREGKQKIYAVWRVRDTDNAFYQMIDVDFGGEVVTKPVASVSPSSHNLSTSTLSLDGSASTGKELKYSWAVTSNADKVILENSTSAKASIRLKAKPDSDFSVNVKLTVTNDKDESDSKTVTLNAKAEADSTAPEAKAGSDFTVISNSESRGYDLNGSASLRAEKYQWTIVSGQDIGALQIADKGDWVSTVHAAKARALIKPGKIGTVTYRLTVTAKNGKTSTDDIKVTVKEAQQASDVQINTGNSQDTIVGGAVLSAAVASKNNDSLQGSTFEWSALTHADKIQISSPTSFSTILKGKHPYTDNVDVMLQVKVTAPTGKVSTATKLIKLRPAQTDAKAWDQNKTYKTPCEKVSYEGNIWLNSWETRGDKPGAGGEWGVWKKEGAANMPKECK from the coding sequence TTGAAACTACTCAAGATGAATAGCATTACGTCGGCTTTAGCCGTGGCATTAGTTGGCCTGTACTCCACGGGCGCGCTTGCGCATGGCTATGTGTTTGAACCCAAATCCCGTTCAGTGATCCATTTCCCGCCGATGAATGATAAAGGCGAGCACAGTAACGTCTGGCCAGCTGACGCCGTTGAAGCTCCGAAGCTCCCGGCGGGCAACGATATGAGCCCAACGCCGATCGCCAATGAACAGCTGTTCCAGTTCCCACCGGACGGCAAGCTGGCCAGCGGTGGCTCAACGGCAACCCCTGCATTCAGCAAGCTTGATGATGAAAAACAAAACACCTATAACAACCCGATGTCTGCGGGCCCGCATCAGTTTAAATGGCATTTGCCGGCAAAACACCGCACCACCTATTTTACCTATTACATTACCAAGCCGGACTGGCAGTCATATCCGGGAGCGGATTCCCGCCTGACCCGAGCGATGTTTGAAGATAAACCTTTCTGCCACGAGGTTTATACCTACGCGCCAGGCAACCCGTCGGCGGATATTTCGATCCCGACAGGCTTTGAAACCCACACCTGTAACGTACCGGCACGCGAAGGTAAGCAGAAAATTTATGCCGTCTGGCGCGTACGTGATACCGATAACGCATTTTATCAGATGATCGACGTCGATTTCGGCGGTGAAGTCGTCACCAAACCGGTGGCCAGCGTCTCTCCATCCAGCCATAACCTGTCAACCAGCACGCTGTCGCTGGACGGTAGCGCCTCTACGGGGAAAGAGCTGAAGTACAGCTGGGCTGTGACCAGCAATGCAGACAAGGTTATTCTGGAAAACAGTACCAGTGCCAAAGCCAGCATTCGCCTGAAGGCTAAACCTGACAGTGACTTCAGCGTTAATGTAAAACTGACCGTCACCAACGACAAAGACGAGAGTGATTCCAAAACCGTCACCCTGAATGCCAAAGCAGAAGCGGATAGCACGGCACCTGAGGCGAAGGCAGGCAGTGATTTCACCGTGATCAGCAACAGTGAATCCCGTGGATATGACCTCAACGGTTCTGCAAGCCTCAGGGCTGAAAAATATCAATGGACTATTGTCTCAGGTCAGGACATTGGTGCATTGCAGATCGCGGATAAAGGCGATTGGGTTTCAACCGTCCACGCGGCAAAAGCCCGTGCGTTAATCAAACCTGGCAAAATCGGTACAGTGACCTATCGTCTGACGGTTACCGCTAAAAATGGCAAAACCAGCACCGACGATATCAAGGTGACCGTGAAGGAAGCGCAACAGGCTTCCGATGTGCAGATCAATACGGGCAACAGCCAGGACACCATTGTTGGCGGTGCTGTTCTCTCTGCTGCAGTAGCTTCTAAAAACAATGACTCCTTACAGGGATCTACGTTTGAATGGTCCGCATTGACGCATGCCGATAAAATTCAGATCTCTTCACCGACCAGCTTCAGCACAATCCTCAAAGGTAAACATCCGTATACCGACAATGTGGATGTCATGCTGCAGGTGAAAGTGACGGCACCAACCGGTAAAGTCTCCACGGCAACGAAGCTGATTAAACTGCGCCCGGCGCAAACCGATGCCAAAGCATGGGATCAGAACAAGACCTACAAGACACCTTGTGAAAAAGTGAGCTATGAGGGCAACATCTGGCTGAACAGCTGGGAAACCCGTGGCGATAAGCCTGGCGCCGGTGGTGAATGGGGCGTCTGGAAGAAAGAAGGTGCGGCAAACATGCCTAAAGAATGTAAATAA
- a CDS encoding endonuclease, whose amino-acid sequence MQKKATSCRAKKRHYIAAFFLALPGYCFSSESITAPALILSEVLYDSPLSSLPAGGERGEFIEIYNPSCSVIALAEYRIRDNNGDKDAYRLSGEISPGQYKTMTNDRDGFIKLFGRLPDMDNMKVKLGNSGDFVELLHNNKSVDMVSWEKAKPGWNLVAKNTSLIRKNITIPGLPTDWAAYSGGNNTFGTPGTGNLPPPRCDDAPVEGDLHLEVSNLDKTVWINREGKFSYTFTVTTSKEAAITSTLHCDRLNPEECSGPNVIASTLSQPNVPAVVNLDYQHGIEVIPGKYKLSIVARTKTGEEIQEEHLITLNEDYYDNAKGKTGPELHEALNAIIRNQVVFRYNELWDQLGFTDEDLDDSRNIIVLYAGESVLKQYRVGGDGNNDPEAWNREHTWPKSHGFSKENMTAYTDLHHLRPSYRIINERRGNLDFDTVSSPVSVYKNNKVGKLAFEPADVAKGAVARMMMYMDVRYDGNDASKVPDLELVDKTATKGSEMGKLCTLLQWHNDHPVSVRERERNDRIYERQGNRNPFIDHPEFAQSIYGDRCPEVVMGRAFRQ is encoded by the coding sequence ATGCAAAAAAAAGCAACGTCCTGTAGGGCAAAAAAACGCCACTACATAGCGGCGTTTTTTTTGGCATTACCTGGGTATTGTTTTTCCAGTGAATCCATAACTGCCCCTGCGCTGATATTAAGTGAAGTACTTTATGATTCACCATTATCTTCTTTGCCCGCAGGTGGTGAGCGAGGAGAATTTATTGAAATCTACAACCCCAGCTGCTCTGTCATTGCCCTGGCGGAATATCGTATCAGGGATAATAATGGCGATAAAGACGCGTATCGTTTAAGCGGAGAGATATCGCCGGGACAGTATAAGACGATGACTAACGATCGTGATGGTTTTATAAAACTCTTCGGTCGGCTACCTGACATGGATAACATGAAAGTAAAATTGGGTAACTCAGGAGATTTCGTTGAGCTTTTGCACAATAATAAATCTGTTGACATGGTCTCCTGGGAAAAAGCCAAGCCAGGCTGGAATCTGGTGGCTAAAAATACCTCGCTTATCCGAAAAAATATCACAATACCCGGTTTACCCACTGACTGGGCTGCCTACTCTGGTGGCAATAATACATTTGGCACACCGGGCACAGGTAATCTCCCCCCGCCACGCTGTGATGATGCTCCAGTTGAAGGAGATTTACATCTGGAAGTGAGCAATCTTGATAAAACAGTATGGATTAACCGTGAAGGCAAATTTAGCTACACCTTTACCGTTACAACCTCAAAGGAAGCGGCAATTACCTCAACACTTCACTGTGACAGGCTAAATCCAGAAGAGTGTAGTGGACCGAACGTGATCGCATCAACGCTGTCGCAGCCTAACGTGCCGGCGGTGGTAAATCTGGATTATCAACATGGAATAGAAGTTATTCCCGGAAAATATAAACTGTCTATCGTGGCGCGAACGAAAACCGGGGAAGAAATACAGGAAGAGCACCTTATTACGCTCAATGAAGACTATTATGATAATGCAAAAGGAAAAACGGGACCGGAACTGCATGAAGCGCTAAATGCCATTATTCGTAATCAGGTCGTTTTTCGCTATAACGAGTTGTGGGATCAATTAGGGTTTACCGACGAAGATCTCGATGATAGCAGAAATATCATTGTGCTATATGCTGGCGAATCAGTGCTCAAGCAATATCGGGTTGGTGGTGATGGAAACAATGACCCCGAAGCTTGGAATCGTGAGCATACATGGCCAAAAAGTCATGGTTTTAGTAAGGAAAACATGACTGCCTATACGGATCTTCACCACCTTCGTCCCAGTTATCGTATTATTAATGAGAGAAGAGGAAACCTGGATTTTGACACGGTTTCTTCACCCGTTTCGGTATATAAAAATAATAAGGTCGGAAAACTGGCGTTTGAACCTGCAGATGTCGCTAAAGGTGCAGTGGCCCGTATGATGATGTATATGGATGTTCGCTATGACGGTAATGATGCTTCAAAAGTACCCGACCTGGAATTGGTTGATAAAACTGCCACAAAAGGCAGTGAAATGGGCAAGCTTTGTACATTACTGCAATGGCACAACGATCATCCGGTTTCAGTACGCGAGCGTGAGCGCAACGACCGGATTTATGAACGACAAGGGAATCGCAACCCCTTTATTGATCATCCGGAATTTGCGCAAAGCATTTATGGTGACAGATGTCCGGAGGTGGTAATGGGAAGAGCATTTCGTCAATAA
- a CDS encoding inverse autotransporter beta-barrel domain-containing protein translates to MAGVWGSAQQNGAGDALRGVANSEVNAALTQEVEAWLNHTGGKARVTADVGIGGSDSRDFGLDYLWPVKIWQHDILFTQMSAHRWNDRDILNVGLGWRHTFNPHLMAGGNLFFDQDVTRHHNRMGIGGELWSDSIRTSANYYLPLSGWRHSDDSMFNDDPDRYELYERAARGWDLNLETALSQHVALKMGWFQWYGDKVDVNGSRSEASHNPHGLNLGLKWQPVPLVGVSAEQSMISGQRDNFSVGLNFHWEFGRKLSEMLASENAVALPSLMQSRTEFVTRNNNIVLAYKQEEKDRRLYFSPTEKITQAGVPLLHAVKGGQGGIIRYSSSSTTIATVEPGSGLVNPTHRGDVTITATETSPVDPEHVLSSASYHLTVTPGDFAPSVEGVAIQGDMSPGQTLTGSYLYKSNEGEDEDLKQTRLRWYDADSGEVLKEGHAAEKDSAEYEVKTRDMARSVAFEVTPFNKKGTEGKSGSAKVNGSAKLGTLHVGLMAPGEVRPDGSVKFYVQSNGALQLLTEVKNDKEEALEGLIVYWASQNALGHLSQRVTQTDSKGQTSVNLEEILSSGQDQITASLSPLVAGYSGNAAEDDGRHSHMKLNVNFAKASSLTFIQPPEHVLVGAVQPFTVKVTDQDGEDFKTSVDIVWQSNGQPIDQPTHTNNQGEASISLTAPTLVGTDWEVTASVEGGNPVTAKIPLVADVATAKVSALEVVDNSAVADGTDTTSVRVTVKDAHENPVAGQVVNFRAGAGIVIPATATTEQDGTVTVTQTSLKAGEFRVDAVTGNDWTQAKYGLVNFDPDNSTAKVSTLEVVDNSAVADGTDTTSVRVTVKDAHENPVAGQVVNFRAGAGIVIPATATTEQDGTVTVTQTSLKAGEFRVDAVTGNDWTQAKYGLVNFDPDNSTAKVSTLEVVDNSAVADGTDTTSVRVTVKDAHENPVAGQVVNFRAGAGIVIPATATTEQDGTVTVTQTSLKAGEFRVDAVTGNDWTQAKYGLVNFDPDNSTAKVSALEVVDNSAVADGTDTTSVRVTVKDAHENPVAGQVVNFRAGAGIVIPATATTEQDGTVTVTQTSLKAGEFRVDAVTGNDWTQAKYGLVNFDPDNSTAKVSTLEVVDNSAVADGTDTTSVRVTVKDAHENPVAGQVVNFRAGAGIVIPATATTEQDGTVTVTQTSLKAGEFRVDAVTGNDWTQAKYGLVNFDPDNSTAKVSTLEVVDNSAVADGTDTTSVRVTVKDAHENPVAGQVVNFRAGAGIVVPATATTEQDGTVTVTQTSQKAGEFRVDAVTGDNWTHAKSVLVNFVPGKVNRVTFIDVPESVQADGVTHATWQIAMFDSFNNPVPNTAVNWSFSELLATKIDSQSDTMTNDTGVAKLTLQMGTLKAENLVVTAKSENNIENSSSIALSPVAGSVELSMASTARVDEPVTLTVTAKDKGGILMPGAVVAFSSNHPDWMVITPESATTGSNGVATAVATIRPEKGFGAMGGYTLTAKVSESVKDSKTLQLSVGQIDHAQSSLTPVSDTIVVGNQLSMLIAMKDKFGNPITGLTGRIGAVLADSQGRNNGGLIHTNSGGIAETEKGNYPFNVKGTRADIYSVTPIVDRVELSALKATVKVMAQKPWIVGTPQIGYTLTIGKGSGFSTATVNWKVNGSIYRSSTNIAVDNASLELTDITLVNQKVSVEIIDSQNSSLRLESDSVTIRGTPSVSNVKIKGDSVYGNQISVDYDYHANGGGDESGTQYQWYWSQNIYDKSPTPIPGATGRTLKTDRGQYGLYLYVSVTPGGSAGGSGVKVFNDGYFRVTDAGTPSVSQLHIKNEARVGNTIEASYIFNANGSGEDNSLYQWASWDEFSGRYRDLDGENGKTLYIKEAYGFLKNIRVSVTPRGTLGSQRKGDTAYSDPVNIVK, encoded by the coding sequence ATGGCAGGCGTGTGGGGAAGTGCACAGCAAAACGGTGCAGGTGATGCGCTACGCGGCGTGGCAAACAGTGAAGTGAATGCCGCATTAACGCAGGAAGTTGAGGCGTGGTTAAACCATACCGGCGGGAAAGCACGCGTTACGGCAGATGTTGGTATCGGCGGAAGCGATAGCCGCGACTTTGGGCTGGACTATCTGTGGCCGGTTAAAATCTGGCAACACGACATTCTGTTCACTCAGATGAGCGCACACCGCTGGAACGATCGCGATATTCTTAACGTTGGCCTTGGCTGGCGGCACACCTTTAACCCGCACCTGATGGCGGGTGGGAACCTCTTTTTCGATCAGGATGTCACGCGTCACCATAACCGGATGGGGATAGGCGGCGAGCTGTGGAGCGACAGTATTCGCACCTCGGCGAACTACTATCTGCCCCTGAGCGGCTGGCGTCATTCTGACGACAGCATGTTTAATGACGATCCCGACCGTTATGAACTGTATGAACGTGCCGCCCGCGGCTGGGATCTCAATCTGGAGACGGCGCTCTCTCAGCACGTCGCGCTCAAAATGGGCTGGTTCCAGTGGTATGGCGATAAAGTGGATGTCAACGGCAGCCGCAGCGAGGCCAGCCACAATCCGCACGGGCTTAATCTGGGGCTCAAGTGGCAACCCGTGCCGCTGGTGGGGGTGAGTGCGGAGCAGAGCATGATCAGCGGCCAGCGGGATAACTTCTCTGTCGGATTGAATTTCCACTGGGAGTTTGGTCGCAAGCTTTCCGAGATGCTGGCAAGTGAAAATGCGGTAGCGCTGCCATCGCTGATGCAGTCCCGCACGGAGTTTGTCACCCGTAATAACAACATTGTTCTTGCGTATAAGCAGGAAGAAAAAGACAGACGCCTCTATTTCAGCCCAACGGAAAAAATAACGCAGGCTGGCGTGCCTCTGCTTCATGCCGTGAAAGGGGGGCAAGGGGGCATCATACGCTACAGCTCCTCCAGTACGACGATTGCTACCGTGGAGCCGGGCAGTGGCCTGGTGAACCCGACGCATCGCGGGGATGTCACCATCACGGCGACGGAAACGTCACCTGTCGATCCTGAGCATGTACTGAGTTCCGCCAGCTACCACCTGACCGTGACGCCGGGCGATTTTGCGCCTTCCGTCGAGGGTGTTGCCATTCAGGGGGATATGTCACCCGGCCAGACTCTGACGGGGAGTTACCTCTATAAATCCAATGAAGGGGAAGATGAGGATCTTAAGCAAACCCGGCTGCGGTGGTATGACGCGGACTCAGGCGAGGTGCTGAAGGAAGGGCATGCAGCTGAGAAGGACAGCGCGGAGTATGAGGTGAAAACGCGTGACATGGCTCGCAGCGTGGCTTTTGAAGTCACTCCGTTCAATAAAAAAGGTACCGAGGGTAAAAGTGGCTCGGCAAAGGTTAATGGTAGCGCGAAGCTAGGCACACTTCATGTTGGTTTGATGGCTCCGGGCGAAGTGCGTCCGGACGGCAGTGTGAAGTTTTATGTTCAGAGCAATGGCGCTCTGCAACTACTCACTGAAGTAAAAAACGATAAAGAGGAGGCGCTGGAAGGGCTGATTGTCTACTGGGCAAGTCAGAATGCATTGGGCCATCTGTCACAACGCGTGACGCAAACCGACTCTAAAGGCCAAACGTCGGTGAATCTGGAAGAGATTTTGAGCAGCGGTCAGGATCAGATCACCGCCTCGCTCTCCCCGCTTGTCGCAGGCTATAGCGGTAACGCTGCCGAAGATGATGGCAGACATAGCCATATGAAGTTGAACGTCAATTTTGCCAAAGCCAGCAGTCTGACCTTCATTCAGCCTCCTGAGCACGTTTTGGTGGGCGCTGTCCAGCCATTTACAGTGAAAGTCACGGATCAGGATGGCGAGGACTTTAAAACGAGCGTTGATATCGTTTGGCAAAGCAACGGTCAGCCGATAGACCAGCCGACCCACACCAACAATCAAGGAGAAGCAAGTATTTCGCTGACAGCCCCAACGCTGGTGGGAACAGACTGGGAGGTAACCGCGAGCGTAGAGGGTGGCAACCCTGTGACGGCAAAAATTCCCCTGGTGGCTGATGTTGCAACGGCAAAAGTCAGCGCGCTGGAGGTGGTCGACAATAGCGCGGTGGCAGACGGGACGGACACCACCAGTGTCAGGGTGACGGTGAAGGACGCCCATGAGAACCCGGTTGCCGGGCAGGTGGTGAATTTCAGGGCAGGCGCCGGTATTGTCATTCCGGCAACGGCAACGACTGAGCAGGACGGTACCGTCACCGTCACCCAGACCAGCCTGAAGGCCGGGGAGTTCCGGGTGGATGCAGTCACTGGCAACGACTGGACGCAAGCGAAGTATGGCCTGGTGAACTTCGATCCGGACAACAGCACGGCGAAAGTCAGCACTCTGGAGGTGGTCGACAATAGCGCGGTGGCAGACGGGACGGACACCACCAGTGTCAGGGTGACGGTGAAGGACGCCCATGAGAACCCGGTTGCCGGGCAGGTGGTGAATTTCAGGGCAGGCGCCGGTATTGTCATTCCGGCAACGGCAACGACTGAGCAGGACGGTACCGTCACCGTCACCCAGACCAGCCTGAAGGCCGGGGAGTTCCGGGTGGATGCAGTCACTGGCAACGACTGGACGCAAGCGAAGTATGGCCTGGTGAACTTCGATCCGGACAACAGCACGGCGAAAGTCAGCACGCTGGAGGTGGTCGACAATAGCGCGGTGGCAGACGGGACGGACACCACCAGTGTCAGGGTGACGGTGAAGGACGCCCATGAGAACCCGGTTGCCGGGCAGGTGGTGAATTTCAGGGCAGGCGCCGGTATTGTCATTCCGGCAACGGCAACGACTGAGCAGGACGGTACCGTCACCGTCACCCAGACCAGCCTGAAGGCCGGGGAGTTCCGGGTGGATGCAGTCACTGGCAACGACTGGACGCAAGCGAAGTATGGCCTGGTGAACTTCGATCCGGACAACAGCACGGCGAAAGTCAGCGCGCTGGAGGTGGTCGACAATAGCGCGGTGGCAGACGGGACGGACACCACCAGTGTCAGGGTGACGGTGAAGGACGCCCATGAGAACCCGGTTGCCGGGCAGGTGGTGAATTTCAGGGCAGGCGCCGGTATTGTCATTCCGGCAACGGCAACGACTGAGCAGGACGGTACCGTCACAGTCACCCAGACCAGCCTGAAGGCCGGGGAGTTCCGGGTGGATGCAGTCACTGGCAACGACTGGACGCAAGCGAAGTATGGCCTGGTGAACTTCGATCCGGACAATAGCACGGCGAAAGTCAGCACGCTGGAGGTGGTCGACAATAGCGCGGTGGCAGACGGGACGGACACCACCAGTGTCAGGGTGACGGTGAAGGACGCCCATGAGAACCCGGTTGCCGGGCAGGTGGTGAATTTCAGGGCAGGCGCCGGTATTGTCATTCCGGCAACGGCAACGACTGAGCAGGACGGTACCGTCACCGTCACCCAGACCAGCCTGAAGGCCGGGGAGTTCCGGGTGGATGCAGTCACTGGCAACGACTGGACGCAAGCGAAGTATGGCCTGGTGAACTTCGATCCGGACAACAGCACGGCGAAAGTCAGCACGCTGGAGGTGGTCGACAATAGCGCGGTGGCAGACGGGACGGACACCACCAGTGTCAGGGTGACGGTGAAGGACGCCCATGAGAACCCGGTTGCCGGGCAGGTGGTGAATTTCAGGGCAGGCGCCGGTATTGTCGTTCCGGCAACGGCAACGACTGAGCAGGACGGCACCGTCACCGTCACCCAGACCAGCCAGAAAGCCGGGGAGTTCCGGGTGGATGCAGTCACTGGCGACAACTGGACGCACGCAAAATCTGTGCTGGTTAACTTCGTGCCAGGAAAGGTAAACCGAGTGACCTTTATCGACGTGCCGGAAAGTGTTCAGGCAGACGGTGTCACTCATGCCACCTGGCAGATAGCTATGTTCGACAGCTTTAATAATCCGGTGCCAAATACGGCTGTAAACTGGAGTTTCTCTGAGTTACTGGCGACAAAAATCGACAGCCAGAGCGATACGATGACCAATGACACTGGGGTGGCTAAGTTGACGCTACAAATGGGGACATTAAAAGCGGAAAATCTGGTCGTGACCGCGAAATCGGAAAACAACATAGAAAATTCCTCCTCCATTGCACTGTCGCCGGTTGCTGGTAGCGTTGAACTTTCGATGGCATCAACTGCTCGAGTGGATGAACCTGTCACACTCACGGTAACGGCAAAGGATAAAGGGGGAATACTGATGCCTGGAGCCGTAGTCGCGTTTAGCAGCAACCATCCGGACTGGATGGTGATAACGCCGGAAAGCGCAACAACGGGCAGCAACGGTGTAGCCACCGCAGTGGCTACCATCAGACCGGAGAAAGGGTTTGGTGCGATGGGGGGGTATACCCTCACAGCGAAAGTTAGCGAGTCAGTGAAGGATTCAAAAACGTTACAGCTCAGTGTAGGACAAATCGATCATGCGCAGTCGAGTCTGACACCCGTCAGTGACACGATAGTTGTTGGCAACCAGTTATCTATGCTGATAGCGATGAAGGATAAGTTTGGTAACCCTATCACTGGCCTGACGGGACGGATCGGCGCCGTGCTGGCAGATAGCCAGGGGAGAAACAATGGAGGATTGATCCATACTAATAGCGGGGGAATTGCAGAGACTGAAAAAGGAAACTATCCGTTCAACGTAAAAGGTACACGTGCTGATATCTATTCTGTCACTCCTATTGTTGACCGGGTTGAGTTAAGCGCGCTTAAAGCGACCGTTAAGGTGATGGCGCAAAAACCCTGGATCGTGGGTACGCCACAAATAGGTTACACCCTCACGATAGGCAAAGGTTCCGGGTTTAGTACGGCAACAGTCAACTGGAAGGTTAATGGCTCGATCTACCGTTCTAGCACCAATATCGCGGTGGACAACGCATCACTGGAGTTGACAGACATCACCCTCGTCAACCAAAAAGTGAGCGTAGAAATTATCGATAGCCAAAACTCATCACTGCGGCTTGAATCCGATTCGGTCACGATTCGGGGGACACCTTCCGTGAGCAATGTGAAAATTAAGGGCGATTCAGTATATGGAAACCAAATATCGGTGGACTATGATTATCATGCCAACGGCGGAGGCGATGAGAGCGGGACTCAGTATCAATGGTACTGGTCTCAGAACATTTACGATAAATCTCCGACACCTATTCCCGGAGCAACCGGAAGAACACTGAAGACCGATCGTGGCCAGTACGGGTTATACCTGTATGTCTCGGTCACGCCAGGGGGCAGCGCTGGCGGCTCAGGCGTTAAGGTATTTAACGACGGGTATTTCAGAGTTACAGATGCGGGTACCCCTTCTGTTAGCCAACTTCATATTAAGAATGAAGCCCGGGTGGGTAATACCATTGAGGCCAGTTATATCTTTAATGCTAATGGCAGTGGTGAGGATAACTCGTTGTATCAATGGGCTTCATGGGATGAATTTAGCGGCCGTTACCGGGATTTAGATGGAGAGAACGGTAAAACGTTATACATAAAAGAAGCCTATGGATTTTTGAAAAATATCCGGGTAAGTGTCACTCCACGCGGGACTCTGGGGTCGCAAAGAAAAGGCGATACAGCCTATTCCGACCCAGTTAATATCGTCAAATAA
- a CDS encoding type II secretion system protein produces MMRSIKQQGGFTYLLLLIALSTLALSLLKSRDEVQMRYQEQQEAELLSRGEQIRAAIQAYRRNGDGCFPVRFEQLLIDKRGRKPLYHLRQHYADPLTGSKNWGMILDPQGRWIGVRSLGKGMPRKKTGFRRDPKQFAKAKTYYDWKFQVESDLQAPLPVACGR; encoded by the coding sequence ATGATGCGTTCGATTAAACAACAAGGCGGTTTTACCTATCTTTTGCTGCTGATTGCGCTCTCCACGCTGGCGTTGTCGCTGCTAAAAAGCCGTGACGAAGTGCAGATGCGTTATCAGGAGCAGCAGGAGGCTGAGCTTTTATCACGCGGTGAACAAATCCGTGCGGCGATACAAGCCTACCGCAGAAACGGTGATGGCTGTTTTCCGGTGCGTTTTGAACAGTTGCTTATCGATAAACGTGGACGAAAACCGCTCTATCACCTGCGACAGCATTACGCCGATCCGCTCACGGGGAGTAAAAACTGGGGCATGATTCTCGATCCTCAGGGGCGCTGGATTGGCGTGCGCAGTCTCGGAAAAGGCATGCCGCGAAAAAAAACCGGCTTTCGTCGTGATCCAAAACAGTTTGCTAAAGCAAAAACATATTACGACTGGAAATTTCAGGTAGAGAGCGATCTGCAGGCCCCGCTGCCTGTTGCCTGTGGGCGTTAA
- a CDS encoding type II secretion system protein, with protein sequence MRNGEKGFTLIELLVVMAIIATLMTLVAPRFFQHADRAKEVVREHNLQTLRSAIDHYRRDRLVGPYSLEDLVEAGYLRQMPLDPMTNRRDIWEAKTDEEGQIIDVETPPKAGLDQNDAFD encoded by the coding sequence ATGCGCAATGGTGAAAAAGGTTTTACGCTCATTGAGCTGCTGGTGGTGATGGCGATCATCGCGACATTGATGACCCTGGTGGCTCCACGATTTTTCCAGCACGCGGATAGAGCCAAAGAGGTGGTGCGCGAACATAACCTGCAAACGCTGCGCAGCGCGATCGATCACTACCGTCGCGATCGCCTGGTGGGGCCATACAGCCTGGAGGATCTGGTCGAAGCCGGTTATCTGCGCCAGATGCCGCTGGACCCGATGACCAATCGCCGCGACATCTGGGAAGCGAAGACCGATGAAGAAGGGCAAATTATTGACGTCGAGACGCCACCGAAAGCCGGTCTGGATCAGAATGATGCGTTCGATTAA
- a CDS encoding type II secretion system protein, with product MQRQRGFTLIEMIVTLALLATLAAAAAPLMRNFHQRQQETQLRESLRTLRDAIDRYHQASVEGSIEKKTNESGYPPSLKSLVEGVRDKTSPTGAMIYFLRQIPRDPMCDCEGKNNEETWRLRASTQPPGDFSGGGKDVFDVSSTNTASGLNGVPYAQW from the coding sequence ATGCAGCGCCAGCGCGGATTTACCTTGATTGAGATGATCGTCACGCTGGCATTACTCGCCACCCTTGCTGCCGCCGCTGCGCCGTTGATGCGTAACTTTCACCAGCGGCAGCAGGAGACGCAGTTACGCGAGTCGCTGCGCACGCTGCGAGACGCCATTGACCGCTATCACCAGGCAAGCGTGGAAGGAAGCATAGAGAAGAAGACCAACGAATCTGGATATCCGCCGTCACTAAAAAGCCTTGTTGAAGGCGTGCGGGATAAGACGTCGCCCACCGGCGCGATGATCTACTTTCTGCGTCAAATTCCGCGCGATCCGATGTGCGATTGTGAGGGAAAAAATAATGAAGAGACCTGGCGGTTACGCGCATCCACGCAGCCACCCGGCGATTTCAGCGGCGGAGGGAAAGACGTGTTTGATGTCAGTAGTACCAATACAGCCAGCGGTCTGAATGGAGTGCCCTATGCGCAATGGTGA